The following is a genomic window from Pseudomonas lurida.
GATTGCGGCTTTCAAGGCCCAGCAACAGGAAACATCATTGCTGAGCAAGAGTGCACTGATCGGCAAGTTGCTCAACAAGGCGCAGATGCTCAGCCAGATCATTGCCAGCCAATCCGGCTTGAGCCGTGATCCCCAGAGCGACCTGCGCCAGCTCAGCGAGCTGGTCACCAGCGTGACTCCGCAAATCACCCAGGCCCTTGGCGAAGGGCGGGCAATGGGCGCGTATTCCCTGGGCCAAGGTTTTCTCAATTCGTCATCCAGTACGCGTTTTGACGAGCTGCTGCAGCAGTTGGAAAAACTCCAGGCCGAATATGGCCTGAAGTTGCAGGATGCCCTGGGCGCCAGCAACGCCGCCCACACCGCACTCGATAGCCTGGCCAAGGCCAGCAATGCCAGCCTCAAGCAAGGCAGCGAGTTGTTTGAAGAGCAAGTGGTGGTGGCCGAAACCCTCGACGCGCCCTGGCAGGGGTTCTACGACAGCGTCAGCCAGTTGATGGCCCGGACCTACCAGCTTGATGAAGCCACCCTCGCGTTCCTCGGCCAGCAGTTGGAGCAACGCCTGGCACAGAACCGCACGCACATGGTGGTACTGGTCTCGGCCCTGACGGCGGTGTTCCTGCTGATCTTCTATCTGTACGCAGGTTTCTACGCGTCCACGCGCACCACACTGCGACGCCTGGGGGCGACGATGGACAAGGTGGCGGCCGGTGACATGACGGTCACTTTTGTTGCACATAGCCGCGACGAGTTGGGTGACCTCGGCCAGGTGTTCAACGGTACCGTGGCGAAGATCCATGACCTGATCGAGCGCGTCGGGCATACCGTCAGCCAGGTTGAACTCCAGGCCGGCCAGGTGGAAACGGTCTCGGCCCGGAGCAACCAGGCGGTGTCGGGCCAACGTAGCCAGATCGAGCAGGTGGCGACGGCCATGAACCAGATGTCGTCCACCGCCCAGGAAGTCGCGCGCAGCGCGGCGGCAGCGGTCAACAGTGCCCACAGCGTCAACGATGAAACCGTCAGCGGGCGCGGCCTGGTGCAGTCCCAGCAGGGCAGCATCGCGCGGCTGGCGTCGGAGATCGACCAGTCGGTGCGGGTGATCAACCAACTGGCGACTGACAGCCAGTCCATCAGCAGCGTATTGGAAGTGATCAAGAGTATCGCCGAGCAAACCAACCTGCTGGCCCTCAATGCCGCCATCGAAGCAGCGCGGGCCGGTGAACAGGGCCGTGGTTTTGCGGTGGTGGCCGACGAGGTACGCACCCTGGCGCGACGCACACAGCATTCCACAGAAGAAATCGAACAGATGATCAGTCGCTTGCAGGGCGGTGTGGCGGCGGCAGTCAAGGCCATGGGCAGCAGTCATGAAATGGCGAATGGCACCGTGGGCCAGTCGGAAAAGGTCCAGCAGGCCCTAGAAAATATCCTCGGTGCCGTGGGCATGATCGTTGATCAGAACCAGCAGATCGCCGCTGCCGTAGAGCAACAGACCGCCGTCGCCCACGATATCGACCAGAACATCGTTGCAATCAATCGTGCCGGCGAACATGCCGCTGAAGGCGCACATCAGACCGAGGCCGCGAGCCGGCAGTTATCCATGCAGGTGATCGCGTTGAAGCAATTGATCGGTGCGTTTCGTGTGTAAGTAATGGGCGTAGGAACGGTCGCCTGTTGACGTGGTGCTTGTCCTGATTTCTTGGCGTCTCTTTTCTCGACCCCTGAATGGGTGAAAATTGTTTCACTCGATTCCACGTCCAGGGGAGGCACAGCGATGAGCGCTGCAATCGGCATCAAGGGGCGCTGCGCCCATTGCGACATCACCTTTGAGCTCAAACCTTGGCAACTGAATGCCATTGCCATCGAAGAACCGTTCGATTGCCCTTACTGCCATCGGGTCGTGCAGTTGAGCTGCCCCCATCAATTGCGCCAGTTCAAGGCGCTTGACCACTGGGCGCTGGTTCAACCGAGCATGGTGGTGTTCACCTGCATGGTGCTGATCGTGGCGCTGGTGGCGGAGTGGGTGGGGCTGCTCAGTGTGATCGGTCAGTTCAATGTCTCGCTGGCGGTGCTGCTGATGCACTTCCTGGCGTTGCGTTATGCCCGTTACCGGCAGCGCATGACCCTGGACTTGCAGGTGGTCACGCCGGCTCTACCAATTGAACAGCTCGCACGCATTGCGTGTGCTCGCCTCAGCCAGCAATAGAGCATCGGTGCCCATGCGCTCGGCCAGGGCAGTGCAGATGGCCGGCAGATGCTCGGGGCTATTGCGTTGGCCAGGGAACATGGCAGGTGCCATGTCGGGTGAGTCGGTTTCCAGTACCACTGCATCCAGCGGCAGTTGCGCCAACACCTTGTGCATCCTCAGGGCCTGAGGCCAGGTGGCGGCGCCGCCCAGACCCAGCTTGAAGCCGAGCTTGATGTACTCGCGGGCTTCTTCACGGCTCCCCGCAAACGCATGGATGATGCCGCCGCGGGGCAGGCGAATGCGCTTGAGGGTAGCGATCACCGCTGCGTGGCTGCGACGGACATGCAGCAAGGCTGGCAATTGGAAGTCGACCGCCAGCTTGAGCTGGGCTTCAAACAGGCTTTGTTGGCGGTCGCGGTCCAGGTGTTCGAGAAAGTAGTCCAGGCCGATTTCGCCCACCGCGCACAGTTGCCGGTGGCCTTGCAGGCGAGACAACCAGTCGCCCAATGCCGAGAGGTCAGCGGGGCGATGCTCATCGAGATACACCGGATGCAAGCCAAAGGCGGCGAACAAGCCTTCGTCCGCGTGCACCAGGTCCCACACGCGTTGCCAATTCTGCTGATACACCCCCAACACCACCATGCGCCGCACGCCCACTGTTCGGCTGTGGGCGAGGACGTCGCGGCGATCGCTGTCGAAATCCGGGAAGTCCAGGTGCGTGTGGGTGTCGATCAGCTCCACGCTCAAGCCTCGTGAATGCGCTGCTTGAAGGTTCGGCCGATGGCGTGCACGCCAGGTTGGTACTGTTCCTCTTCGATAGCCGCCAGGGCCAGGCGCAGGGCGGTCTCGGCGATCGACTGATGTTGCTGGGCCATGGCGTTGACCGGCAGCGGCAGGAAGTCCAGCAATTGGGTATCGCCAAAGGTGCCCAGTCGTAGCGGGCGTGACTTGAGCGGGAAGTCATGCAGGGCGTCGAACACGCCTTGCAGCAACACGTAGGAGGTGGTCACCAGTGCGTCAGGCAAATGCCCCAGTCGTTGCAGAAGTTGCTCCATCAGCTGTCGGCCACAGTCGCGGCTAAAGGCTTCAGCGTGTTCGATGATCACCTCGCCGGTGAAACCTTCGAGGGCTTCACGGAAACCGGCGGCACGCTCCTGGCTGATGCTCAGTTCGGGCCGTGCGCCGATCAGCACGATCTGTTTGGGCAACGGTTGCAGCAGGCTGCTGGTTAATTGCTGGCAAGCCTGGCGGTCGTCGCTGACCACCGAGCAGAATTGATCCGAGCCCATCACCCGGTCGATGGCAATCACCGGCAAACCCTTGGCCTGCAGCTCGCGGTAACTGTCGTCGCTGGCCGGCAGGCAACTGGCGACAAACAACGCATCACAACGCCGGGCGCGGAACAGTTGCAGTAATTGGCGCTCGCTGTCGGCGTCGTCGTCGGAGCTGGCGATCAGCAATTGATAGCCACGCGCCCGCGCGCCTTGCTCGAGGAGCTTGGCGATGCGTGCGTAACTGGGGTTTTCCAGGTCGGGCAGGATAAAGCCCAAGGTGCGGGTGTGCCGACTGCGCAGCCCGGCGGCCTGTGGGTTTGGGGTAAAGCCATGGGCTTGCACCACAGCACGCACCCGTTCGACGGTGGCGTTGCTGATGCGTTGCTGTTCGGCCTTGCCATTGATGACGTAGCTGGCGGTGGTCACGGACACACCGGCGAGACGTGCGATATCACTGAGTTTCAAACCGGGATTTCCTTGTTTTCTGGAGCTTGCCCCGACATTTTGTCCAATCGTAACCGATTCCAGCACCCGACCAATGTCTCAGCTCAAGTGCCGAGTGGTTCTTCAAGGATGCGCAATTAACGCGTAGTCTTCCATAAGATCTAGATTAAACGTTTCAGCCAGCGTATTTTTACGACGTTCGCGACTGAGTGGCTACTGCCAATTGACTGCTCAGTCAGTTAATCATGAACACCATTACACTGTTTGTTTAAAACAATACCTAGTGCGCCTCTGCACTAACTAGGAGAACGGCATGCTTGAGCTCACTGTAGAGCAGATTTCCATGGGCCAGGTGGCTGTGGATAAATCTGCTGCCTTGCACCTGCTCGCTGAAAAACTGGTGGCCGACGGCCTGGTCGCCGAGGGTTATCTCAGCGGTTTGCAAGCCCGTGAAGCCCAAGGCTCGACCTTTCTCGGCCAAGGTATTGCCATCCCCCATGGCACCCCCGAAACCCGCGACCAGGTGTTTTCCACCGGCGTGCGTTTGCTGCAGTTCCCCGAAGGTGTGGACTGGGGTGACGGCCAGATCGTGTACCTGGCCATCGGCATTGCGGCCAAATCCGACGAACACCTGCGGCTGTTGCAACTGCTCACCCGCGCCCTCGGTGAAACTGACCTGGGCCAGGCGCTGCGCCGTGCCGGCAGCGCTGACGCCCTGCTGAAACTGCTGCAAGGCGCGCCGCAGGAACTGGCGCTGGACGCGCAGATGATCAGCCTGGGCGTGTCCGCCGACGACTTCGAAGAGCTGGTATGGCGCGGCGCACGCCTGTTGCGTCAGGCCGATTGTGTGAGCAATGGCTTCGCCGCGGTCTTGCAGCAGGTGGATGCGCTGCCCCTGGGCGATGGCCTGTGGTGGTTGCACAGCGAGCAGACCGTCAAGCGCCCGGGCCTGGCGTTTGTCACCCCGGACAAACCCATGCGCTACCTTGGCCAGCCACTCAATGGCCTGTTCTGCCTGGCCAGCCTCGGTGAAGCCCACCAGGCTTTGCTCGAACGCTTGTGCGCCCTGCTGATCGAGGGGCGCGGCCAGGAACTTGGCCGCGCCACCAGCAGCCGCGCGGTGCTCGAAGTGCTCGGTGGGGAGCTGCCCCCCGATTGGCCCAGCGTACGCATTACCCTGGCCAACGCCCACGGTTTGCACGCGCGCCCGGCGAAGATCCTCGCGCAGTTGGCGAAAAGTTTTGACGGCGACATCCGCGTGCGCATCATCGATGGCCCGGTGGGCGCCGTGTCGGTGAAAAGCCTGAGCAAACTGTTGAGCCTCGGCGCGCGGCGTGGCCAGGTGCTGGAGTTTGTCGCCGAACCCACGATTGCGGGCGATGCACTGCCGGCGCTGCTGGCAGCGGTAGAAGAAGGCCTCGGCGAAGACGTCGAGCCACTGCCGACCCTGAGCGCCCAGCCAGAAACCCTCGATATTGAACCGTTGATCAGCGCGCCCTTGTCCGGCAGCCAAATCCAGGCCATCGCCGCCGCACCGGGCATCGCCATCGGCCCGGCGCATATCCAGGTGCAGCAAACGTTCGATTACCCACTGCGCGGCGAATCCTGCGCCGTCGAGCGCCAGCGTTTGCACAGCGCCCTGGCCGAGGTGCGCGGTGATATCCAGGGCCTGATCGAACGCAGCCCATCCAAGGCGATCCGCGAGATTTTCGTCACCCACCAGGAAATGCTCGACGACCCGGAGCTCACCGACGAAGTCGACACCCGCCTCAAGCAAGGCGAAAGCGCTGAGGCAGCGTGGATGAGTGTGATCGAAGCCGCTGCCAAGCAGCAGGAGTCGCTGCAGGACGCGCTGCTCGCCGAGCGTGCCGCCGACCTGCGTGATATCGGCCGTCGTGTGCTGGCGCAACTGTGCGGTGTTGAAACCGCCCAGGAGCCGAGTGAACCCTACATTCTGGTGATGGACGAAGTCGGCCCGTCCGATGTTGCACGGCTTGATCCGGCGCGCGTCGCCGGCATCCTTACTGCGCGTGGTGGCGCGACGGCGCACAGTGCCATCGTCGCCCGCGCCCTCGGCATCCCTGCGTTGGTCGGCGCTGGCCCGGCCGTGTTGCTGCTGGCTTGCGGTACGCCGCTGTTGCTCGATGGCCAGCGCGGCCGCCTGCATGTGGACGCCGACACCGCCACCCTGCAACGCGCCACGGTCGAGCGCGACACCCGCGAACAACGCCTGCAAGCCGCTTCGGCGCAACGCCATGAACCGGCGCTGACCCGCGACGGCCACGCCGTGGAGGTGTTTGCCAATATCGGCGAAAGCGCCGGTGTGGCCAGCGCGGTGGAGCAGGGCGCCGAAGGCATTGGTCTGCTGCGCACCGAGCTGATTTTCATGGCCCACCCGCAGGCGCCGGACGAAGCCACCCAGGAAGCCGAATACCGTCGCGTCCTCGACGGTCTCGCGGGCCGCCCGTTGGTGGTGCGCACCCTCGATGTGGGCGGCGACAAACCGCTGCCGTATTGGCCGATCGCCCAGGAAGAAAACCCTTTTCTCGGCGTGCGCGGCATTCGTCTCACCTTGCAGCGCCCGCAGATCATGGAAGCGCAATTGCGTGCGCTACTGCGTTCTGCGGACAGCCGCCCGCTGCGCATCATGTTCCCCATGGTCGGTAGCGTTGATGAGTGGCGCGCGGCCCGCGACATGACCGAACGCCTGCGCTTGGAAATCCCGGTGGCGGACCTGCAGCTGGGCATCATGATCGAAGTGCCGTCGGCGGCATTGCTCGCGCCGGTGCTGGCCAAGGAAGTCGACTTTTTCAGCGTCGGCACCAACGACCTGACCCAGTACACCCTGGCCATTGACCGTGGCCATCCGACGCTGTCCGCCCAGGCCGATGGCCTGCATCCGGCCGTGTTGCAACTGATCGACATCACCGTGCGTGCCGCCCATGCCCATGGCAAATGGGTCGGGGTGTGCGGTGAACTGGCGGCGGACCCGTTGGCGGTACCGGTGCTGATCGGGCTGGGGGTGGATGAGTTGAGTGTCTCGGCCCGCAGCATTCCTGAAGTGAAGGCGCGCGTGCGCGAATTCAGTCTGAGCGAGGCCCAGGGCCTGGCGCAAAAAGCACTGGCGGTGGGCTCGCCCGCCGAAGTGCGTGCCCTAGTGGAGGCCGTGTAGATGGCAAGGATTCTAACCCTGACGCTGAACCCGGCGTTGGACCTGACGGTACGCCTGGCGCGCCTGGAGCCGGGTGAAGTCAACCGTAGCGAAACCCTGCTGACCCACGCTGCCGGCAAGGGCGTGAATGTGGCGCAGGTGTTGGCCGACCTGGGCCATGAGCTGACCGTGGGCGGCTTCCTTGGTGAGGGCAACCCCCAGGCCTTCGAAGCGCTGATCGCGCAGCGTGGGTTTACCGACGCGTTTATCCGCGTGCCCGGCGAAACCCGCAGCAATATCAAGATTGCCGAGCAGGATGGCCGGGTCACTGACATCAACGCGCCGGGGCCACAGGTGACGGAGCAGGCGCAGAGCGCCTTGCTGGAAAAACTGGCGCAGATTGCTCCCGGCTTCGATGCGGTGGTGGTGGCCGGCAGCTTGCCGCGCGGCGTCAGCCCACAGTGGTTTCAAGGGCTGCTGGAACAGTTGAAACGCGTTGGAGTAAAAGTCGCCCTGGACACCAGTGGTGAAGCGCTGCGTGCAGGTTTGCAGGCCGGCCCGTGGCTGGTAAAACCCAATACCGAAGAGCTGGCTGAAGCCCTGGGCCATGCCACGGATGCAATCAGCCACCTGCATCAGCAAGGTGTGGAACATGTGGTGGTCTCCGACGGTGCGGCGGGCGTGAGCTGGTACAGCCCGGGTGCGGCACTGCACGCCACGCCACCCAGGGTCACGGTGGCCAGTACCGTCGGCGCCGGCGATTCGCTGCTGGCCGGGATGCTGCACGGTTTGCTCAGCGGCGATACGCCGGAGCAGACCCTGCGCCGCGCCACGGCGATCGCCGCGCTGGCGGTGACCCAGATCGGGTTTGGCATCAGCGATGACGCGCAGTTGGCGCGCCTCGAAAGCGACGTCCACGTGCGTACGCTGACAGAACAATAAGAGGGTTTGTGATGAAGTTAGCCATTGTTACCGCCTGCCCGAACGGCATGGTCACCAGTGTGCTGTGTGCCCGCTTGTTGGACGCCGCCGCGCAGCGCCAAGGCTGGAGCACCAGCGTGGAAGTGGTGGACATGCAGCGTCCGGAACGCCAGTTGTCCCAAGCCACCCTCGACGACGCCGAGTGGGTGTTGCTGGTCAGCAGCACGGCGGTGGATATGCAGCGGTTTGTCGGCAAGCGCGTGTTCCAGAGCACGCCCGCCCAGGCGCTGGCAGATGTCGACGCGGTGTTGCGTCGCGGTGCCGAAGAGGCCCAGGTGTATGTTGCTGCCGAGTCTGTGGCCCAGCAGGCGCCGCGCATTGTGGCGATCACCGCCTGTCCCACTGGCGTCGCCCACACCTTCATGGCGGCCGAAGCCTTGCAGCAGACGGCCAAGCGTCTGGGCTATGACTTGCAGGTCGAGACCCAAGGCTCGGTCGGTGCCCGCACACCCTTGAGCCCGCAGGCTATCGCCGAGGCGGACGTGGTGTTGCTGGCCGCCGACATCGAAGTCGCCACCGAGCGCTTTGCCGGCAAGAAGATCTACCGTTGCGGCACCGGCATTGCCCTCAAGCAGTCCGAAGCGACCCTCAACAAGGCCCTCGCTGAAGGTGCGGTGGAAAATGCGGCCAGCGGTGCTGTGGCCAAGAAAGAAAAAACCGGCGTTTATAAACACCTGCTGACCGGGGTGTCGTTCATGTTGCCGATGGTGGTGGCGGGCGGGTTGCTGATCGCCTTGTCATTCGTGTTCGGCATCCACGCCTTTGAGCAGGAAGGCACGCTGGCGGCTGCACTCAAAACCGTGGGTGACCGCGCCTTCATGTTGATGGTGCCTTTGCTGGCGGGTTACATCGCCTACTCGATTGCCGACCGTCCCGGCATCGCGCCCGGCATGATCGGCGGGCTGTTGGCCGGTACCCTGGGGGCGGGGTTTATCGGCGGCATCTTCGCCGGTTTCCTCGCCGGCTACTGCGTCAAGCTGATCACCCGTGCGGTGAAGTTGCCGCAGAGCCTGGAGGCGCTCAAGCCAATCTTGATCATTCCGTTGCTGGCGAGCCTGTTTACCGGCCTGGCGATGATCTACCTGGTTGGCCCACCGGTGGCGCGTTTGCTCACCGCGCTTACCGACTTCCTCAGCACCATGGGCACCACCAATGCGGTGCTGTTGGGCATCCTGTTGGGCGGCATGATGTGTGTCGACCTGGGCGGGCCCATCAACAAAGCCGCGTATGCGTTTTCGGTCGGCCTGCTGGCGGCGTCCAGTGGGGCGCCGATGGCGGCCACCATGGCGGCCGGCATGGTGCCGCCGATTGGCATGGGCATCGCTACGTTCCTGGCACGCCGCAAGTTTGCCCAGACCGAGCGCGAGGCCGGCAAAGCCGCGATGATTCTCGGCATGTGCTTTATCTCCGAAGGGGCGATTCCATTTGCCGCCAAAGACCCGTTGCGTGTCATCCCGGCCAGCATTGCCGGTGGCGCCTTGACCGGTGCACTGTCGATGTACTTCGGCTGCAAACTGGCCGCGCCCCACGGCGGCCTGTTTGTGCTGGTGATTCCGAATGCGATGAACCATGCGCTGCTGTACCTGCTGGCGATTGTCGCCGGTAGCCTGCTGACCGGCCTGGTGTATGCGCTGATCAAACGTCCGGAAACGGTAGAGCTGGCCGTCGTCCCCGCCAAGGCCTGATACGAAAATGTGGGGCTGGCTTGCCTGCGATGCAGGCACCTCGGTGCATCCGTGATGCCGGGGTGATGCATTCGCAGGCAAGCCCGCTCCCACATGTGGCTTCTGTCGTTCTGTGGGCCCGTGTCACACCCGCTTCATCCTGTCGTGGTTAAGTCTGCCTTTTGATACTCAAGAGGGCACCTGCATGAGCCACTTCGATCTCGGCCGTCGCCGCGTGATGCAAGCCGTCGGCGCCGGCCTGCTGCTGCCGGGCCTGGCCCCGGCAGTGATCGCCTCCGTGAAGGACCGACCGCAACTCACCGACGGCGTGCAGTCCGGCGACCTGCTCGGCGATCGCGCCATGATCTGGAGCCGCAGCGACCGCCCGGCCCGCATGGTGGTGGAGTGGGACACCCGCAGCGTATTCAGCAACCCGCGCCGATTCATCTCGCCCCTGGCCGACAACCGCACCGACTTCACCGCGCGCGTCGAACTGACCGGGCTGCCCGCCGACCAGGCGATTTTCTATCGCGTGCACTTCGAAGACGCCCAGACCGGCGTCGCCAGCGAGCCGTGGTTCGGTCATCTGCGCAGTGTGCCGCAACAACGCCGCGACATCCGTTTTGTGTGGAGCGGCGACACCGTCGGCCAGGGCTTCGGCATCAATCCGGACATCGGCGGCATGCGCATCTACGAAGCCATGCGCCTGCGCCTTCCGGACTTCTTTATCCACAGCGGCGATACCATCTATGCCGACGGCCCGGTGCCGGCGCAACTGACCACCGAAAGCGGACGCATCTGGCGCAATATCACCACCGAAGCCAAGAGCAAAGTCGCTGAAACCCTGGATGAGTATCGCGGCAATTACCGCTACAACCTGATGGATGAAAACGTACGCCGCTTCAATGCCGAGGTGCCGCAGATCTGGCAGTGGGACGACCACGAAGTGGTGAACAACTGGTCGCCGAGCAAGCAATTGGATGAGCGTTACCAGACCAAGGACATCAACGCCCTGGTGGGCCGTGCGCGCCAGGCCTGGCTGGAGTATTCCCCCATGCGCCGGCAAAGCGCCGATGGCGGTGGGCGGATTTATCGCAAGCTCAGTTATGGGCCGCTGCTGGATGTGTTCGTGCTGGATATGCGCAGCTATCGCGGGCCCAACGATGACAACCTGGGCGCTGAAAAGCCCTTCCTCGGCCGCGAGCAATTGGACTGGCTCAAGCGTGAACTCAAGGCGTCGCAGGCACAGTGGAAGGTCATCGCCGCCGATATGCCCATCGGCCTCGGCGTGCCTGACGGAGAGGTCAGCCCTGGTGTGGCACGTTGGGAAGCCATCGCCAACAACGACCCAGGCGCGCCGCAAGGTCGCGAGCTGGAAATCGCTGAGCTGCTGGGCTTCTTAAGGGCGCACAAGGTACGTAACCATGTATGGCTGACGGCGGATGTGCACTACTGCGCAGCGCATCACTACCACCCGGATCGAGCCGCGTTCCAGGATTTCGAGCCGTTCTGGGAGTTTGTCGCCGGGCCTTTGAATGCGGGGAGTTTTGGGCCCAACCCGCTGGACAAGACCTTTGGCCCCGAGGTGGTCTTCGAGAAAGCACCGCCGGCGCAGAACACGTCGCCATTCGCGGGTTTCCAGTTTTTTGGCGAGGTGCAGATCGATGGGCAGACGGCGGAGTTGACGGTCATCCTGCGCGACCTGGATGGCATCTCGGTATTCGAACAAAAGTTACAACCGGCGTGACTGAATGCGACCAAGGGTGGGGCAGGCAAGCCAGCTCCCACTCTTGGTCGTCAGCGCCAGGGGGAGGTCAGTAGACGTCGCGGCGATAACGGCCTTGCTCGATCAGCCGTTCCACGGCGTCACTGCCGAGAATGTCCACCAGCGCCTGATCCACCCCGGCCGCCATCCCCTGCAGGCTCCCGCACACATAAATCGCCGCGCCTTCCGATAGCCACTTACGCAGCACCTCGGCCGATTCACGCAGGCGATCCTGCACGTAGATTTTTTCCTCCTGATCGCGGGAAAACGCCAGGTCCAGCAGCGCCAGGTCGCCACTGGCCAACCAGCCTTGCAGCTCGTCCTGGCACAGGAAGTCATGCTTGATACTGCGTTCTCCGAACAGCAACCAGTTGCGCTGTTGGCCGTCGGCAATACGCGCCTTGAGCAAACTGCGCAGGCCGGCCAGGCCGGTGCCGTTGCCCACCAGGATCAGGGGCACCGGGGCTTGCGGCAGGTGGAAGCCACTGTTGCGACGCAGGCGCAGGCTGACGCTGGAGCCGATCGCGGCGTGTTCCGTGAGCCAACCACTTGCCAGGCCCAGGCTGCCGTCGGGGTGGCGCTCCTGGCGCACGATCAACTCCAGCACGCCATCGCTGGCAATCGAAGCGATGGAGTATTCGCGCATGCCCAAAGGCACCAGCGCGTTCACCAGCGCCTGGGCGTGAAGGCCCACCAAGTGCGCGCGGTTGTCTGGCAGTTGGCGGGTGGCCAGGGCTTGGTTGAGGGATTGCGCCAAGCCTTCGATCAATACGCCGTCGCTGCCGGCCAGGCCCAAGCCTTCGAGGAAGTGTTCGATGGCCCAGGGGCAATTGCGCGGCAGCACTTCCACCAGGTCGCCGGCTTCCCAGCGTTGGGGCGACGGGGAGGTGAGGCCCAGCAAATAGACCTCCGAGCCGCTGCTGTCGCGGTTGAGCAGGGTGCGTTGGCTGAGCGTCCAGTTTTCGTACTGGGCGGTCGGCCAGGCGGATGCCGGGGCGTGGCCAGTGAGCTGACCAAGCTGTTGTTGCCAATGCAGCAGGGCGGTGGTGTCGCCGCTGTCCACCTCGACCGGGGCGAACAATGCGTTGCCGCCCTGGTTGGTCAGCCAGAAATGCAGGCGCCGTGCGAAGCCGCAGAAGTGTTCGTACTGACGATCACCCAGGGCCAGCACCGAGTAGTTCAGGCCCTTGAGC
Proteins encoded in this region:
- the pfkB gene encoding 1-phosphofructokinase, with the protein product MARILTLTLNPALDLTVRLARLEPGEVNRSETLLTHAAGKGVNVAQVLADLGHELTVGGFLGEGNPQAFEALIAQRGFTDAFIRVPGETRSNIKIAEQDGRVTDINAPGPQVTEQAQSALLEKLAQIAPGFDAVVVAGSLPRGVSPQWFQGLLEQLKRVGVKVALDTSGEALRAGLQAGPWLVKPNTEELAEALGHATDAISHLHQQGVEHVVVSDGAAGVSWYSPGAALHATPPRVTVASTVGAGDSLLAGMLHGLLSGDTPEQTLRRATAIAALAVTQIGFGISDDAQLARLESDVHVRTLTEQ
- a CDS encoding TatD family hydrolase codes for the protein MELIDTHTHLDFPDFDSDRRDVLAHSRTVGVRRMVVLGVYQQNWQRVWDLVHADEGLFAAFGLHPVYLDEHRPADLSALGDWLSRLQGHRQLCAVGEIGLDYFLEHLDRDRQQSLFEAQLKLAVDFQLPALLHVRRSHAAVIATLKRIRLPRGGIIHAFAGSREEAREYIKLGFKLGLGGAATWPQALRMHKVLAQLPLDAVVLETDSPDMAPAMFPGQRNSPEHLPAICTALAERMGTDALLLAEASTRNACELFNW
- a CDS encoding methyl-accepting chemotaxis protein, translated to MSSTAQEVARSAAAAVNSAHSVNDETVSGRGLVQSQQGSIARLASEIDQSVRVINQLATDSQSISSVLEVIKSIAEQTNLLALNAAIEAARAGEQGRGFAVVADEVRTLARRTQHSTEEIEQMISRLQGGVAAAVKAMGSSHEMANGTVGQSEKVQQALENILGAVGMIVDQNQQIAAAVEQQTAVAHDIDQNIVAINRAGEHAAEGAHQTEAASRQLSMQVIALKQLIGAFRV
- the ptsP gene encoding phosphoenolpyruvate--protein phosphotransferase yields the protein MLELTVEQISMGQVAVDKSAALHLLAEKLVADGLVAEGYLSGLQAREAQGSTFLGQGIAIPHGTPETRDQVFSTGVRLLQFPEGVDWGDGQIVYLAIGIAAKSDEHLRLLQLLTRALGETDLGQALRRAGSADALLKLLQGAPQELALDAQMISLGVSADDFEELVWRGARLLRQADCVSNGFAAVLQQVDALPLGDGLWWLHSEQTVKRPGLAFVTPDKPMRYLGQPLNGLFCLASLGEAHQALLERLCALLIEGRGQELGRATSSRAVLEVLGGELPPDWPSVRITLANAHGLHARPAKILAQLAKSFDGDIRVRIIDGPVGAVSVKSLSKLLSLGARRGQVLEFVAEPTIAGDALPALLAAVEEGLGEDVEPLPTLSAQPETLDIEPLISAPLSGSQIQAIAAAPGIAIGPAHIQVQQTFDYPLRGESCAVERQRLHSALAEVRGDIQGLIERSPSKAIREIFVTHQEMLDDPELTDEVDTRLKQGESAEAAWMSVIEAAAKQQESLQDALLAERAADLRDIGRRVLAQLCGVETAQEPSEPYILVMDEVGPSDVARLDPARVAGILTARGGATAHSAIVARALGIPALVGAGPAVLLLACGTPLLLDGQRGRLHVDADTATLQRATVERDTREQRLQAASAQRHEPALTRDGHAVEVFANIGESAGVASAVEQGAEGIGLLRTELIFMAHPQAPDEATQEAEYRRVLDGLAGRPLVVRTLDVGGDKPLPYWPIAQEENPFLGVRGIRLTLQRPQIMEAQLRALLRSADSRPLRIMFPMVGSVDEWRAARDMTERLRLEIPVADLQLGIMIEVPSAALLAPVLAKEVDFFSVGTNDLTQYTLAIDRGHPTLSAQADGLHPAVLQLIDITVRAAHAHGKWVGVCGELAADPLAVPVLIGLGVDELSVSARSIPEVKARVREFSLSEAQGLAQKALAVGSPAEVRALVEAV
- the cra gene encoding catabolite repressor/activator, which translates into the protein MKLSDIARLAGVSVTTASYVINGKAEQQRISNATVERVRAVVQAHGFTPNPQAAGLRSRHTRTLGFILPDLENPSYARIAKLLEQGARARGYQLLIASSDDDADSERQLLQLFRARRCDALFVASCLPASDDSYRELQAKGLPVIAIDRVMGSDQFCSVVSDDRQACQQLTSSLLQPLPKQIVLIGARPELSISQERAAGFREALEGFTGEVIIEHAEAFSRDCGRQLMEQLLQRLGHLPDALVTTSYVLLQGVFDALHDFPLKSRPLRLGTFGDTQLLDFLPLPVNAMAQQHQSIAETALRLALAAIEEEQYQPGVHAIGRTFKQRIHEA
- a CDS encoding PTS fructose-like transporter subunit IIB, encoding MKLAIVTACPNGMVTSVLCARLLDAAAQRQGWSTSVEVVDMQRPERQLSQATLDDAEWVLLVSSTAVDMQRFVGKRVFQSTPAQALADVDAVLRRGAEEAQVYVAAESVAQQAPRIVAITACPTGVAHTFMAAEALQQTAKRLGYDLQVETQGSVGARTPLSPQAIAEADVVLLAADIEVATERFAGKKIYRCGTGIALKQSEATLNKALAEGAVENAASGAVAKKEKTGVYKHLLTGVSFMLPMVVAGGLLIALSFVFGIHAFEQEGTLAAALKTVGDRAFMLMVPLLAGYIAYSIADRPGIAPGMIGGLLAGTLGAGFIGGIFAGFLAGYCVKLITRAVKLPQSLEALKPILIIPLLASLFTGLAMIYLVGPPVARLLTALTDFLSTMGTTNAVLLGILLGGMMCVDLGGPINKAAYAFSVGLLAASSGAPMAATMAAGMVPPIGMGIATFLARRKFAQTEREAGKAAMILGMCFISEGAIPFAAKDPLRVIPASIAGGALTGALSMYFGCKLAAPHGGLFVLVIPNAMNHALLYLLAIVAGSLLTGLVYALIKRPETVELAVVPAKA